In one window of Denticeps clupeoides chromosome 2, fDenClu1.1, whole genome shotgun sequence DNA:
- the arhgap28 gene encoding rho GTPase-activating protein 28 isoform X3, with the protein MDPKESGGVILTAYHSFAPAAHVEDERYGGPLPARRSPLARKVQYQAIGRMSSPGARPPPPPQHSPSRDSMDSMEDYWSEVKNIVEDGQGAGDELVERGSMDEAELEEDWLQEAGLSTLVSGPLVDGPAEALLSTLTRSQAAMVRKRLDNYTQTMRKRNKQPMRHVRDVFSTPDSSPVDPVPPVSPNGQIEPKLPHRTSSKGSHKSRTPDTLQHKKSSLKHNNTGHHSYTAGRSSRPVFPDEDRRVPESVPEQNILSFEVPYSEGVGSPRKGSDWQECQRIRKDDPDQPTFHIVKPKLGVTRVYDLSSEDMKKVGPFALIELTTFYDCLGIELKRNRIVRNKTRESGIFGVPLTTLLENDQKKLPGSRVPLVFKKLLSKLEQTGLQTEGILRVPGSASRVKHLRQELESKFYEDRFDWEQVRHNDAAGLLKMFIRELPHPLLTLQHLPAFTAAQTDIISPRYQIQALHLLVMLLPEPNRDTLKALLEFLRKVVAHEEQNRMSLWNVSMIVAPNLFTYRGKNARQEEMQGAAGAANLVRLLITHQDLLWMVPCFLISHVRKMNEASAPKKTPSSEKSKRKLLKRWNTEREKERSEITDLREGVIRVHAPQHTKVSMAILLDKKTKAQDVMARFDIENGQGTTSRRHKQFLFEVGGNIGERCLDPETHLLNVYRVNPHCEWVLKQRTT; encoded by the exons ATGGATCCGAAGGAGTCGGGCGGCGTTATTCTGACGGCTTACCATTCATTCGCGCCCGCCGCGCACGTAGAGGACGAGCGGTATGGAGGTCCGCTGCCTGCGCGCCGTTCTCCGCTCGCCAG GAAAGTGCAGTACCAGGCCATAGGAAGGATGAGCTCGCCGGGAGCcaggcctcctcctcctcctcagcactCCCCGTCCCGCGACTCTATGGATTCCATGGAGGACTACTGGAGTGAAGTGAAGAACATTGTGGAGGACGGCCAAGGGGCTGGTGATGAGCTGGTGGAGAGGGGAAGCATGGATG AGGCCGAACTGGAAGAGGACTGGCTGCAAGAGGCCGGCCTGTCCACGCTCGTGTCGGGACCTCTGGTGGACGGCCCCGCCGAAGCCCTCCTGTCCACTCTCACGCGCTCGCAGGCGGCCATGGTGAGGAAGCGCCTGGACAACTACACTCAGACCATGCGCAAGAGGAACAAGCAGCCCATGCGGCATGTCAGAGACGTCTTCTCCACCCCGGACAGCTCG CCTGTTGACCCTGTTCCTCCTGTATCCCCCAATGGTCAGATTGAACCCAAGCTGCCTCACCGGACCTCATCAAAAG GTTCACACAAGTCCAGAACTCCAGATACACTACAACACAAAAAGAGTTCActgaaacataataacacaggtcATCACAGTTACACTGCAG GACGTTCCTCCAGGCCGGTCTTTCCAGATGAGGACAGGCGGGTTCCAGAAAGTGTTCCAGAACAGAACATTCTATCCTTCGAGGTGCCTTACTCAGAGGGCGTGGGCTCGCCCCGGAAAGGCAGTGACTGGCAGGAATGCCAGAGGATCAGGAAAGATGACCCAGACCAACCA ACATTTCACATCGTCAAGCCCAAACTCGGGGTGACGCGAGTGTACGACCTGTCATCGGAGGACATGAAGAAGGTCGGCCCCTTTGCTCTGATAGAGCTGACCACCTTCTATGATTGCCTGGGCATCGAGCTGAAGAGGAACCGGATAGTGCGGAACAAGACTCGAG AGAGTGGCATATTCGGAGTTCCCCTAACAACACTGCTGGAAAACGACCAGAAAAAACTTCCAGGGTCCAGGGTTCctcttgtttttaaaaag CTGTTGTCTAAACTGGAGCAGACGGGCCTGCAGACCGAGGGAATTCTGCGAGTGCCAGGCTCCGCCTCCAGAGTGAAG CACTTACGGCAGGAGCTGGAGTCCAAGTTCTACGAGGACCGCTTCGACTGGGAACAAGTTCGGCACAACGACGCAGCCGGTCTGCTGAAGATGTTCATCCGAGAGCTGCCCCACCCCCTCCTCACTCTCCAGCACCTCCCAGCATTCACTGCTGCACAAA CAGACATCATCTCACCCAGGTATCAGATCCAGGCCCTTCACCTGCTCGTCATGCTGCTGCCGGAGCCAAACCGGGACACGCTGAAG GCACTGCTGGAGTTCCTCAGGAAAGTTGTGGCCCACGAGGAGCAGAACCGGATGAGCCTGTGGAACGTCTCCATGATTGTGGCGCCAAACCTTTTCACATACCGCGGGAAAAACGCCCGCCAGGAGGAAATGCAGGGGGCGGCAGGGGCGGCCAACCTGGTGCGGCTGCTCATCACCCACCAAGATCTCCTCTGGATG gTTCCCTGTTTTCTCATCTCTCACGTGAGGAAGATGAACGAGGCCTCGGCTCCAAAGAAGACCCCCAGTTCAGAGAAGAGCAAGAGGAAGCTGCTGAAGAGGTGGAACAcggaaagagagaaggagaggagtgag ATCACTGACCTTCGCGAGGGTGTCATCAGGGTCCACGCTCCTCAGCACACTAAGGTTTCCATGGCGATCCTGCTGGACAAAAAGACCAAGGCTCAGGATGTAATGGCGCGTTTCGACATCGAGAACGG GCAGGGGACTACCAGTAGAAGACATAAACAGTTCTTGTTTGAGGTTGGCGGGAACATAG GGGAGCGCTGCTTGGATCCCGAGACTCATCTGCTGAACGTGTACCGAGTGAACCCTCACTGCGAGTGGGTCTTAAAACAAAGGACAACCTGA
- the arhgap28 gene encoding rho GTPase-activating protein 28 isoform X1, producing MSTTWGLKPVDVLGMEKRKVQYQAIGRMSSPGARPPPPPQHSPSRDSMDSMEDYWSEVKNIVEDGQGAGDELVERGSMDEAELEEDWLQEAGLSTLVSGPLVDGPAEALLSTLTRSQAAMVRKRLDNYTQTMRKRNKQPMRHVRDVFSTPDSSPVDPVPPVSPNGQIEPKLPHRTSSKGSHKSRTPDTLQHKKSSLKHNNTGHHSYTAGRSSRPVFPDEDRRVPESVPEQNILSFEVPYSEGVGSPRKGSDWQECQRIRKDDPDQPTFHIVKPKLGVTRVYDLSSEDMKKVGPFALIELTTFYDCLGIELKRNRIVRNKTRESGIFGVPLTTLLENDQKKLPGSRVPLVFKKLLSKLEQTGLQTEGILRVPGSASRVKHLRQELESKFYEDRFDWEQVRHNDAAGLLKMFIRELPHPLLTLQHLPAFTAAQTDIISPRYQIQALHLLVMLLPEPNRDTLKALLEFLRKVVAHEEQNRMSLWNVSMIVAPNLFTYRGKNARQEEMQGAAGAANLVRLLITHQDLLWMVPCFLISHVRKMNEASAPKKTPSSEKSKRKLLKRWNTEREKERSEITDLREGVIRVHAPQHTKVSMAILLDKKTKAQDVMARFDIENGQGTTSRRHKQFLFEVGGNIGERCLDPETHLLNVYRVNPHCEWVLKQRTT from the exons ATGAGTACGACCTGGGGGCTCAAACCCGTGGATGTTCTCGGCATGGAGAAAAG GAAAGTGCAGTACCAGGCCATAGGAAGGATGAGCTCGCCGGGAGCcaggcctcctcctcctcctcagcactCCCCGTCCCGCGACTCTATGGATTCCATGGAGGACTACTGGAGTGAAGTGAAGAACATTGTGGAGGACGGCCAAGGGGCTGGTGATGAGCTGGTGGAGAGGGGAAGCATGGATG AGGCCGAACTGGAAGAGGACTGGCTGCAAGAGGCCGGCCTGTCCACGCTCGTGTCGGGACCTCTGGTGGACGGCCCCGCCGAAGCCCTCCTGTCCACTCTCACGCGCTCGCAGGCGGCCATGGTGAGGAAGCGCCTGGACAACTACACTCAGACCATGCGCAAGAGGAACAAGCAGCCCATGCGGCATGTCAGAGACGTCTTCTCCACCCCGGACAGCTCG CCTGTTGACCCTGTTCCTCCTGTATCCCCCAATGGTCAGATTGAACCCAAGCTGCCTCACCGGACCTCATCAAAAG GTTCACACAAGTCCAGAACTCCAGATACACTACAACACAAAAAGAGTTCActgaaacataataacacaggtcATCACAGTTACACTGCAG GACGTTCCTCCAGGCCGGTCTTTCCAGATGAGGACAGGCGGGTTCCAGAAAGTGTTCCAGAACAGAACATTCTATCCTTCGAGGTGCCTTACTCAGAGGGCGTGGGCTCGCCCCGGAAAGGCAGTGACTGGCAGGAATGCCAGAGGATCAGGAAAGATGACCCAGACCAACCA ACATTTCACATCGTCAAGCCCAAACTCGGGGTGACGCGAGTGTACGACCTGTCATCGGAGGACATGAAGAAGGTCGGCCCCTTTGCTCTGATAGAGCTGACCACCTTCTATGATTGCCTGGGCATCGAGCTGAAGAGGAACCGGATAGTGCGGAACAAGACTCGAG AGAGTGGCATATTCGGAGTTCCCCTAACAACACTGCTGGAAAACGACCAGAAAAAACTTCCAGGGTCCAGGGTTCctcttgtttttaaaaag CTGTTGTCTAAACTGGAGCAGACGGGCCTGCAGACCGAGGGAATTCTGCGAGTGCCAGGCTCCGCCTCCAGAGTGAAG CACTTACGGCAGGAGCTGGAGTCCAAGTTCTACGAGGACCGCTTCGACTGGGAACAAGTTCGGCACAACGACGCAGCCGGTCTGCTGAAGATGTTCATCCGAGAGCTGCCCCACCCCCTCCTCACTCTCCAGCACCTCCCAGCATTCACTGCTGCACAAA CAGACATCATCTCACCCAGGTATCAGATCCAGGCCCTTCACCTGCTCGTCATGCTGCTGCCGGAGCCAAACCGGGACACGCTGAAG GCACTGCTGGAGTTCCTCAGGAAAGTTGTGGCCCACGAGGAGCAGAACCGGATGAGCCTGTGGAACGTCTCCATGATTGTGGCGCCAAACCTTTTCACATACCGCGGGAAAAACGCCCGCCAGGAGGAAATGCAGGGGGCGGCAGGGGCGGCCAACCTGGTGCGGCTGCTCATCACCCACCAAGATCTCCTCTGGATG gTTCCCTGTTTTCTCATCTCTCACGTGAGGAAGATGAACGAGGCCTCGGCTCCAAAGAAGACCCCCAGTTCAGAGAAGAGCAAGAGGAAGCTGCTGAAGAGGTGGAACAcggaaagagagaaggagaggagtgag ATCACTGACCTTCGCGAGGGTGTCATCAGGGTCCACGCTCCTCAGCACACTAAGGTTTCCATGGCGATCCTGCTGGACAAAAAGACCAAGGCTCAGGATGTAATGGCGCGTTTCGACATCGAGAACGG GCAGGGGACTACCAGTAGAAGACATAAACAGTTCTTGTTTGAGGTTGGCGGGAACATAG GGGAGCGCTGCTTGGATCCCGAGACTCATCTGCTGAACGTGTACCGAGTGAACCCTCACTGCGAGTGGGTCTTAAAACAAAGGACAACCTGA
- the arhgap28 gene encoding rho GTPase-activating protein 28 isoform X6: MDPKESGGVILTAYHSFAPAAHVEDERYGGPLPARRSPLARKVQYQAIGRMSSPGARPPPPPQHSPSRDSMDSMEDYWSEVKNIVEDGQGAGDELVERGSMDEAELEEDWLQEAGLSTLVSGPLVDGPAEALLSTLTRSQAAMVRKRLDNYTQTMRKRNKQPMRHVRDVFSTPDSSPVDPVPPVSPNGQIEPKLPHRTSSKGSHKSRTPDTLQHKKSSLKHNNTGHHSYTAGRSSRPVFPDEDRRVPESVPEQNILSFEVPYSEGVGSPRKGSDWQECQRIRKDDPDQPTFHIVKPKLGVTRVYDLSSEDMKKVGPFALIELTTFYDCLGIELKRNRIVRNKTRESGIFGVPLTTLLENDQKKLPGSRVPLVFKKLLSKLEQTGLQTEGILRVPGSASRVKHLRQELESKFYEDRFDWEQVRHNDAAGLLKMFIRELPHPLLTLQHLPAFTAAQNIISPRYQIQALHLLVMLLPEPNRDTLKALLEFLRKVVAHEEQNRMSLWNVSMIVAPNLFTYRGKNARQEEMQGAAGAANLVRLLITHQDLLWMVPCFLISHVRKMNEASAPKKTPSSEKSKRKLLKRWNTEREKERSEITDLREGVIRVHAPQHTKVSMAILLDKKTKAQDVMARFDIENGQGTTSRRHKQFLFEVGGNIGERCLDPETHLLNVYRVNPHCEWVLKQRTT; encoded by the exons ATGGATCCGAAGGAGTCGGGCGGCGTTATTCTGACGGCTTACCATTCATTCGCGCCCGCCGCGCACGTAGAGGACGAGCGGTATGGAGGTCCGCTGCCTGCGCGCCGTTCTCCGCTCGCCAG GAAAGTGCAGTACCAGGCCATAGGAAGGATGAGCTCGCCGGGAGCcaggcctcctcctcctcctcagcactCCCCGTCCCGCGACTCTATGGATTCCATGGAGGACTACTGGAGTGAAGTGAAGAACATTGTGGAGGACGGCCAAGGGGCTGGTGATGAGCTGGTGGAGAGGGGAAGCATGGATG AGGCCGAACTGGAAGAGGACTGGCTGCAAGAGGCCGGCCTGTCCACGCTCGTGTCGGGACCTCTGGTGGACGGCCCCGCCGAAGCCCTCCTGTCCACTCTCACGCGCTCGCAGGCGGCCATGGTGAGGAAGCGCCTGGACAACTACACTCAGACCATGCGCAAGAGGAACAAGCAGCCCATGCGGCATGTCAGAGACGTCTTCTCCACCCCGGACAGCTCG CCTGTTGACCCTGTTCCTCCTGTATCCCCCAATGGTCAGATTGAACCCAAGCTGCCTCACCGGACCTCATCAAAAG GTTCACACAAGTCCAGAACTCCAGATACACTACAACACAAAAAGAGTTCActgaaacataataacacaggtcATCACAGTTACACTGCAG GACGTTCCTCCAGGCCGGTCTTTCCAGATGAGGACAGGCGGGTTCCAGAAAGTGTTCCAGAACAGAACATTCTATCCTTCGAGGTGCCTTACTCAGAGGGCGTGGGCTCGCCCCGGAAAGGCAGTGACTGGCAGGAATGCCAGAGGATCAGGAAAGATGACCCAGACCAACCA ACATTTCACATCGTCAAGCCCAAACTCGGGGTGACGCGAGTGTACGACCTGTCATCGGAGGACATGAAGAAGGTCGGCCCCTTTGCTCTGATAGAGCTGACCACCTTCTATGATTGCCTGGGCATCGAGCTGAAGAGGAACCGGATAGTGCGGAACAAGACTCGAG AGAGTGGCATATTCGGAGTTCCCCTAACAACACTGCTGGAAAACGACCAGAAAAAACTTCCAGGGTCCAGGGTTCctcttgtttttaaaaag CTGTTGTCTAAACTGGAGCAGACGGGCCTGCAGACCGAGGGAATTCTGCGAGTGCCAGGCTCCGCCTCCAGAGTGAAG CACTTACGGCAGGAGCTGGAGTCCAAGTTCTACGAGGACCGCTTCGACTGGGAACAAGTTCGGCACAACGACGCAGCCGGTCTGCTGAAGATGTTCATCCGAGAGCTGCCCCACCCCCTCCTCACTCTCCAGCACCTCCCAGCATTCACTGCTGCACAAA ACATCATCTCACCCAGGTATCAGATCCAGGCCCTTCACCTGCTCGTCATGCTGCTGCCGGAGCCAAACCGGGACACGCTGAAG GCACTGCTGGAGTTCCTCAGGAAAGTTGTGGCCCACGAGGAGCAGAACCGGATGAGCCTGTGGAACGTCTCCATGATTGTGGCGCCAAACCTTTTCACATACCGCGGGAAAAACGCCCGCCAGGAGGAAATGCAGGGGGCGGCAGGGGCGGCCAACCTGGTGCGGCTGCTCATCACCCACCAAGATCTCCTCTGGATG gTTCCCTGTTTTCTCATCTCTCACGTGAGGAAGATGAACGAGGCCTCGGCTCCAAAGAAGACCCCCAGTTCAGAGAAGAGCAAGAGGAAGCTGCTGAAGAGGTGGAACAcggaaagagagaaggagaggagtgag ATCACTGACCTTCGCGAGGGTGTCATCAGGGTCCACGCTCCTCAGCACACTAAGGTTTCCATGGCGATCCTGCTGGACAAAAAGACCAAGGCTCAGGATGTAATGGCGCGTTTCGACATCGAGAACGG GCAGGGGACTACCAGTAGAAGACATAAACAGTTCTTGTTTGAGGTTGGCGGGAACATAG GGGAGCGCTGCTTGGATCCCGAGACTCATCTGCTGAACGTGTACCGAGTGAACCCTCACTGCGAGTGGGTCTTAAAACAAAGGACAACCTGA
- the arhgap28 gene encoding rho GTPase-activating protein 28 isoform X4 → MSTTWGLKPVDVLGMEKRKVQYQAIGRMSSPGARPPPPPQHSPSRDSMDSMEDYWSEVKNIVEDGQGAGDELVERGSMDEAELEEDWLQEAGLSTLVSGPLVDGPAEALLSTLTRSQAAMVRKRLDNYTQTMRKRNKQPMRHVRDVFSTPDSSPVDPVPPVSPNGQIEPKLPHRTSSKGRSSRPVFPDEDRRVPESVPEQNILSFEVPYSEGVGSPRKGSDWQECQRIRKDDPDQPTFHIVKPKLGVTRVYDLSSEDMKKVGPFALIELTTFYDCLGIELKRNRIVRNKTRESGIFGVPLTTLLENDQKKLPGSRVPLVFKKLLSKLEQTGLQTEGILRVPGSASRVKHLRQELESKFYEDRFDWEQVRHNDAAGLLKMFIRELPHPLLTLQHLPAFTAAQTDIISPRYQIQALHLLVMLLPEPNRDTLKALLEFLRKVVAHEEQNRMSLWNVSMIVAPNLFTYRGKNARQEEMQGAAGAANLVRLLITHQDLLWMVPCFLISHVRKMNEASAPKKTPSSEKSKRKLLKRWNTEREKERSEITDLREGVIRVHAPQHTKVSMAILLDKKTKAQDVMARFDIENGQGTTSRRHKQFLFEVGGNIGERCLDPETHLLNVYRVNPHCEWVLKQRTT, encoded by the exons ATGAGTACGACCTGGGGGCTCAAACCCGTGGATGTTCTCGGCATGGAGAAAAG GAAAGTGCAGTACCAGGCCATAGGAAGGATGAGCTCGCCGGGAGCcaggcctcctcctcctcctcagcactCCCCGTCCCGCGACTCTATGGATTCCATGGAGGACTACTGGAGTGAAGTGAAGAACATTGTGGAGGACGGCCAAGGGGCTGGTGATGAGCTGGTGGAGAGGGGAAGCATGGATG AGGCCGAACTGGAAGAGGACTGGCTGCAAGAGGCCGGCCTGTCCACGCTCGTGTCGGGACCTCTGGTGGACGGCCCCGCCGAAGCCCTCCTGTCCACTCTCACGCGCTCGCAGGCGGCCATGGTGAGGAAGCGCCTGGACAACTACACTCAGACCATGCGCAAGAGGAACAAGCAGCCCATGCGGCATGTCAGAGACGTCTTCTCCACCCCGGACAGCTCG CCTGTTGACCCTGTTCCTCCTGTATCCCCCAATGGTCAGATTGAACCCAAGCTGCCTCACCGGACCTCATCAAAAG GACGTTCCTCCAGGCCGGTCTTTCCAGATGAGGACAGGCGGGTTCCAGAAAGTGTTCCAGAACAGAACATTCTATCCTTCGAGGTGCCTTACTCAGAGGGCGTGGGCTCGCCCCGGAAAGGCAGTGACTGGCAGGAATGCCAGAGGATCAGGAAAGATGACCCAGACCAACCA ACATTTCACATCGTCAAGCCCAAACTCGGGGTGACGCGAGTGTACGACCTGTCATCGGAGGACATGAAGAAGGTCGGCCCCTTTGCTCTGATAGAGCTGACCACCTTCTATGATTGCCTGGGCATCGAGCTGAAGAGGAACCGGATAGTGCGGAACAAGACTCGAG AGAGTGGCATATTCGGAGTTCCCCTAACAACACTGCTGGAAAACGACCAGAAAAAACTTCCAGGGTCCAGGGTTCctcttgtttttaaaaag CTGTTGTCTAAACTGGAGCAGACGGGCCTGCAGACCGAGGGAATTCTGCGAGTGCCAGGCTCCGCCTCCAGAGTGAAG CACTTACGGCAGGAGCTGGAGTCCAAGTTCTACGAGGACCGCTTCGACTGGGAACAAGTTCGGCACAACGACGCAGCCGGTCTGCTGAAGATGTTCATCCGAGAGCTGCCCCACCCCCTCCTCACTCTCCAGCACCTCCCAGCATTCACTGCTGCACAAA CAGACATCATCTCACCCAGGTATCAGATCCAGGCCCTTCACCTGCTCGTCATGCTGCTGCCGGAGCCAAACCGGGACACGCTGAAG GCACTGCTGGAGTTCCTCAGGAAAGTTGTGGCCCACGAGGAGCAGAACCGGATGAGCCTGTGGAACGTCTCCATGATTGTGGCGCCAAACCTTTTCACATACCGCGGGAAAAACGCCCGCCAGGAGGAAATGCAGGGGGCGGCAGGGGCGGCCAACCTGGTGCGGCTGCTCATCACCCACCAAGATCTCCTCTGGATG gTTCCCTGTTTTCTCATCTCTCACGTGAGGAAGATGAACGAGGCCTCGGCTCCAAAGAAGACCCCCAGTTCAGAGAAGAGCAAGAGGAAGCTGCTGAAGAGGTGGAACAcggaaagagagaaggagaggagtgag ATCACTGACCTTCGCGAGGGTGTCATCAGGGTCCACGCTCCTCAGCACACTAAGGTTTCCATGGCGATCCTGCTGGACAAAAAGACCAAGGCTCAGGATGTAATGGCGCGTTTCGACATCGAGAACGG GCAGGGGACTACCAGTAGAAGACATAAACAGTTCTTGTTTGAGGTTGGCGGGAACATAG GGGAGCGCTGCTTGGATCCCGAGACTCATCTGCTGAACGTGTACCGAGTGAACCCTCACTGCGAGTGGGTCTTAAAACAAAGGACAACCTGA
- the arhgap28 gene encoding rho GTPase-activating protein 28 isoform X2 — translation MSTTWGLKPVDVLGMEKRKVQYQAIGRMSSPGARPPPPPQHSPSRDSMDSMEDYWSEVKNIVEDGQGAGDELVERGSMDEAELEEDWLQEAGLSTLVSGPLVDGPAEALLSTLTRSQAAMVRKRLDNYTQTMRKRNKQPMRHVRDVFSTPDSSPVDPVPPVSPNGQIEPKLPHRTSSKGSHKSRTPDTLQHKKSSLKHNNTGHHSYTAGRSSRPVFPDEDRRVPESVPEQNILSFEVPYSEGVGSPRKGSDWQECQRIRKDDPDQPTFHIVKPKLGVTRVYDLSSEDMKKVGPFALIELTTFYDCLGIELKRNRIVRNKTRESGIFGVPLTTLLENDQKKLPGSRVPLVFKKLLSKLEQTGLQTEGILRVPGSASRVKHLRQELESKFYEDRFDWEQVRHNDAAGLLKMFIRELPHPLLTLQHLPAFTAAQNIISPRYQIQALHLLVMLLPEPNRDTLKALLEFLRKVVAHEEQNRMSLWNVSMIVAPNLFTYRGKNARQEEMQGAAGAANLVRLLITHQDLLWMVPCFLISHVRKMNEASAPKKTPSSEKSKRKLLKRWNTEREKERSEITDLREGVIRVHAPQHTKVSMAILLDKKTKAQDVMARFDIENGQGTTSRRHKQFLFEVGGNIGERCLDPETHLLNVYRVNPHCEWVLKQRTT, via the exons ATGAGTACGACCTGGGGGCTCAAACCCGTGGATGTTCTCGGCATGGAGAAAAG GAAAGTGCAGTACCAGGCCATAGGAAGGATGAGCTCGCCGGGAGCcaggcctcctcctcctcctcagcactCCCCGTCCCGCGACTCTATGGATTCCATGGAGGACTACTGGAGTGAAGTGAAGAACATTGTGGAGGACGGCCAAGGGGCTGGTGATGAGCTGGTGGAGAGGGGAAGCATGGATG AGGCCGAACTGGAAGAGGACTGGCTGCAAGAGGCCGGCCTGTCCACGCTCGTGTCGGGACCTCTGGTGGACGGCCCCGCCGAAGCCCTCCTGTCCACTCTCACGCGCTCGCAGGCGGCCATGGTGAGGAAGCGCCTGGACAACTACACTCAGACCATGCGCAAGAGGAACAAGCAGCCCATGCGGCATGTCAGAGACGTCTTCTCCACCCCGGACAGCTCG CCTGTTGACCCTGTTCCTCCTGTATCCCCCAATGGTCAGATTGAACCCAAGCTGCCTCACCGGACCTCATCAAAAG GTTCACACAAGTCCAGAACTCCAGATACACTACAACACAAAAAGAGTTCActgaaacataataacacaggtcATCACAGTTACACTGCAG GACGTTCCTCCAGGCCGGTCTTTCCAGATGAGGACAGGCGGGTTCCAGAAAGTGTTCCAGAACAGAACATTCTATCCTTCGAGGTGCCTTACTCAGAGGGCGTGGGCTCGCCCCGGAAAGGCAGTGACTGGCAGGAATGCCAGAGGATCAGGAAAGATGACCCAGACCAACCA ACATTTCACATCGTCAAGCCCAAACTCGGGGTGACGCGAGTGTACGACCTGTCATCGGAGGACATGAAGAAGGTCGGCCCCTTTGCTCTGATAGAGCTGACCACCTTCTATGATTGCCTGGGCATCGAGCTGAAGAGGAACCGGATAGTGCGGAACAAGACTCGAG AGAGTGGCATATTCGGAGTTCCCCTAACAACACTGCTGGAAAACGACCAGAAAAAACTTCCAGGGTCCAGGGTTCctcttgtttttaaaaag CTGTTGTCTAAACTGGAGCAGACGGGCCTGCAGACCGAGGGAATTCTGCGAGTGCCAGGCTCCGCCTCCAGAGTGAAG CACTTACGGCAGGAGCTGGAGTCCAAGTTCTACGAGGACCGCTTCGACTGGGAACAAGTTCGGCACAACGACGCAGCCGGTCTGCTGAAGATGTTCATCCGAGAGCTGCCCCACCCCCTCCTCACTCTCCAGCACCTCCCAGCATTCACTGCTGCACAAA ACATCATCTCACCCAGGTATCAGATCCAGGCCCTTCACCTGCTCGTCATGCTGCTGCCGGAGCCAAACCGGGACACGCTGAAG GCACTGCTGGAGTTCCTCAGGAAAGTTGTGGCCCACGAGGAGCAGAACCGGATGAGCCTGTGGAACGTCTCCATGATTGTGGCGCCAAACCTTTTCACATACCGCGGGAAAAACGCCCGCCAGGAGGAAATGCAGGGGGCGGCAGGGGCGGCCAACCTGGTGCGGCTGCTCATCACCCACCAAGATCTCCTCTGGATG gTTCCCTGTTTTCTCATCTCTCACGTGAGGAAGATGAACGAGGCCTCGGCTCCAAAGAAGACCCCCAGTTCAGAGAAGAGCAAGAGGAAGCTGCTGAAGAGGTGGAACAcggaaagagagaaggagaggagtgag ATCACTGACCTTCGCGAGGGTGTCATCAGGGTCCACGCTCCTCAGCACACTAAGGTTTCCATGGCGATCCTGCTGGACAAAAAGACCAAGGCTCAGGATGTAATGGCGCGTTTCGACATCGAGAACGG GCAGGGGACTACCAGTAGAAGACATAAACAGTTCTTGTTTGAGGTTGGCGGGAACATAG GGGAGCGCTGCTTGGATCCCGAGACTCATCTGCTGAACGTGTACCGAGTGAACCCTCACTGCGAGTGGGTCTTAAAACAAAGGACAACCTGA